A genomic region of Mesorhizobium sp. NZP2077 contains the following coding sequences:
- a CDS encoding amino acid ABC transporter permease, giving the protein MQEHDMSWVRTEMALAQPAPAGVVGFGAWVRKNLIASTGDAIMTIIGIALVVMILPQIINWAFINAVWSGPDRTVCATVAQGGIQPDGWHGACWAFINAKFGQIMFGTYPIEERWRPILTGILFVALLVPMLMPRVPRKGLNALLLFVGLPVVAFFLLVGGSFGLEHVETARWGGLLVTLSLSFVAIVVSLPLGIVLALGRRSKMPVVKMLCVIFIEAVRGIPLITVLFMASVMLPLFLPPGVTFDKYLRALIGVSLFAAAYMAEVVRGGLQAIPKGQYEGADSLGLGYWQKMYFIVMPQALKLVIPGIVNTFIGMFKDTTLVLIISMFDLLGIIKQNFADPNWATAQTAKSGLLFAAFVFWLFCFGMSRYSMYTERRLDTGHKR; this is encoded by the coding sequence CACTGAAATGGCGCTGGCACAACCGGCGCCAGCTGGCGTCGTGGGCTTCGGTGCCTGGGTGCGCAAGAACCTGATCGCCTCGACAGGCGATGCCATTATGACCATAATCGGTATCGCGCTGGTGGTAATGATCCTCCCGCAGATCATCAACTGGGCCTTCATCAACGCTGTGTGGAGCGGACCGGATCGGACCGTGTGCGCCACGGTGGCGCAAGGTGGCATTCAGCCCGACGGCTGGCATGGCGCCTGCTGGGCTTTCATCAATGCCAAGTTCGGCCAGATAATGTTCGGCACCTATCCAATCGAGGAGCGCTGGCGGCCGATCCTGACCGGCATATTGTTCGTAGCGCTTCTGGTGCCGATGCTGATGCCGCGTGTGCCGCGCAAGGGCCTCAACGCGTTGCTGCTGTTCGTCGGTTTGCCTGTTGTGGCGTTCTTCCTGTTGGTCGGCGGTTCGTTTGGTCTGGAACATGTCGAAACCGCGCGCTGGGGTGGCCTGCTGGTGACGCTGTCGCTGTCTTTTGTGGCCATCGTCGTGTCGTTGCCGCTTGGCATCGTGCTGGCGCTTGGCCGGCGCTCCAAAATGCCTGTTGTCAAGATGCTGTGCGTCATCTTCATCGAAGCCGTGCGCGGCATTCCGCTGATCACCGTTCTGTTCATGGCCAGCGTCATGCTGCCCCTGTTCCTGCCGCCGGGCGTCACTTTCGACAAGTATCTGCGCGCGCTGATCGGCGTGTCGCTGTTTGCCGCCGCCTATATGGCCGAGGTCGTACGCGGCGGCCTGCAGGCGATCCCCAAGGGCCAGTATGAAGGCGCCGATTCGCTCGGTCTTGGCTATTGGCAGAAGATGTATTTCATCGTCATGCCGCAGGCGCTGAAGCTCGTCATCCCGGGCATCGTCAACACCTTCATCGGCATGTTCAAGGACACCACCCTGGTCCTCATCATCTCGATGTTCGACCTGCTCGGCATCATCAAGCAGAACTTCGCCGACCCTAACTGGGCGACGGCGCAGACGGCCAAGTCGGGTCTGCTCTTTGCCGCCTTCGTGTTCTGGCTGTTCTGCTTCGGCATGTCGCGCTATTCAATGTACACCGAACGCCGGCTCGACACCGGCCACAAACGCTGA
- a CDS encoding amino acid ABC transporter ATP-binding protein, with translation MATENAVSAEEIKVNAAKMHISTTDVAIDIIAMHKWYGEFHVLKDINLKVMRGERIVICGPSGSGKSTMIRCINRLEEHQKGKIIVDGKELTNDLKKIDEVRREVGMVFQHFNLFPHLTILENCTLAPIWVRKTPKKQAEEIAMHFLKRVKIPEQANKYPGQLSGGQQQRVAIARSLCMNPRIMLFDEPTSALDPEMIKEVLETMVGLAEEGMTMLCVTHEMGFARKVANRVIFMDQGQIVEQNTPAEFFDHPRHERTKLFLSQILH, from the coding sequence ATGGCCACCGAAAACGCCGTCAGCGCGGAAGAGATCAAGGTCAACGCCGCCAAGATGCACATCTCGACCACCGATGTCGCCATCGACATCATCGCCATGCACAAATGGTATGGCGAGTTCCATGTGCTGAAGGACATCAACCTCAAGGTGATGCGCGGCGAGCGCATCGTCATCTGCGGTCCGTCAGGCTCCGGCAAGTCGACCATGATCCGCTGCATCAACCGGCTGGAAGAACACCAGAAGGGCAAGATCATCGTCGACGGCAAGGAATTGACCAACGATCTGAAGAAGATCGACGAGGTGCGCCGCGAGGTCGGCATGGTGTTCCAGCACTTCAACCTGTTCCCGCATCTGACTATCCTGGAGAACTGCACGCTGGCGCCGATCTGGGTGCGCAAGACGCCGAAGAAGCAGGCCGAGGAAATCGCCATGCATTTCCTCAAGCGCGTGAAAATCCCCGAGCAGGCCAACAAATATCCGGGCCAGTTGTCCGGCGGCCAGCAGCAGCGCGTGGCGATCGCGCGCTCGCTGTGCATGAACCCGCGCATCATGCTGTTCGACGAGCCGACCTCGGCGCTCGACCCGGAGATGATCAAGGAAGTGCTGGAGACCATGGTCGGCCTGGCCGAAGAAGGCATGACCATGCTGTGCGTCACGCACGAAATGGGCTTCGCCCGCAAGGTCGCCAACCGGGTGATCTTCATGGACCAAGGCCAGATCGTCGAGCAGAACACGCCGGCCGAATTCTTCGACCACCCGCGCCACGAGCGCACGAAACTGTTCCTCAGCCAGATCCTGCACTAG